A single window of Nicotiana sylvestris chromosome 3, ASM39365v2, whole genome shotgun sequence DNA harbors:
- the LOC138887735 gene encoding uncharacterized protein: protein MGRIENMFKQMMETNADFDAQLASHNISICNLEVQMGKISQALNIHLKGTLPSDTVVNPKGGNNKGYTMAITTRSGKGGNAPTSSQRKLVDDEQVVQEDETPNNMAKAPLPKPPPPYLERLAKKNGKNQFKKFIDMMKSLSINVPLVEALEKMPSYAKFMKDFVTKKRSMNFETVKVTHQVSAIVHSMAPKLEDPGAFSIPCTIGSAEFAKALCDLGASINLMPYSIFKTLGIGQPRPTFMRLKMADLTMKRPLGVIEDVLVRVDKFILPTDFVILDYEVDYEVRIILGRPFLATGNALVDVEAGELTFRVGDEKVIFHVCKSISILRSSTLLKDKDEAFESQRWPLLRCQAKELQNKVIRLLVQIKKLLIGRKSSRIKDVNWLGDSIKEKDRVLEDPMHIQDLKLKSCKLRLLDFNGKYISF, encoded by the exons atgggaCGTATTGAGAATATGTTCAAGCAAATGATGGAGACGAATGCCGATTTCGATGCCCAACTTGCCTCCCACAATATATCTATCTGTAACTTGGAAGTTCAAATGGGGAAAATCTCTCAAGCTCTAAATATTCATCTTAAGGGGacactaccaagtgacacggtggtgaacccaaagggtgggaacaataagGGATACACCATGGCTAttactacaagaagtggaaaaggTGGGAATGCACCCACCTCTAGTCAAAGGAAACTTGTGGATGATGAGCAAGTGGTACAAGAAGATGAGACCCCAAACAATATG GCTAAGGCACCATTGCCTAAGCCTCCTCCTCCATATCTTGAAAGGcttgccaagaaaaatggtaagaatcaattcaaaaagttcattgacatgatgaagagtctaTCAATTAATGTGCCATTGGTTGAAGCATTGGAGAAAATGCCCAGTTATGCAAAGTTTATGAAGGATTTCGTGACAAAGAAGCGGTCGATGAATTTTGAAACTGTCAAagtcactcatcaagtgagtgcaatagtgcattcaatggctcctaaattggaagatcccggtgctttctcAATCccttgtaccattggaagtgccgagtttgctaaagctctttgtgatcttggggcaagtatcaatttgatgccttattcaattttcaagactttgggaattgggcaaccaagacccacattTATGAGATTAAAAATGGCTGATCTTACCATGAAGAGACCCTTGGGAGTGATTGAGGATGTAttggttcgtgttgataaattTATTCTCCCGACGGATTTTGTGATTCTTGATTATGAGGTTGACTATGAGGTGCGAATTATTcttggtagacctttccttgctacggggaatgCTCTTGTTGATGTGGAAGCCGGAGAACTTACATTCCGagttggtgatgaaaaagtgattTTCCATGTATGTAAGTCCATAAG CATCCTAAGAAGCTCAACTCTATTAAAGGACAAGGATGAAGCTTTcgaatctcaaagatggcctttactaagatgtcaagctaaagaattacaaaacaaggTCATTAGACTTCTAGTGCAAATaaagaagttattaattgggaggaagagctcaaggataaaggatgtaaattggctaggtgatagcatcaaggagaaggatagagttttggaagatCCAATgcatatacaagatctcaagctaaagagttgcaaactaaggttgctagacttcaatggcaaatataTAAGCTTTTAA